The window GGGATTGTAAGCTTTCTTTTGCCACCAACACGCATGCcttcaaaatttacaaaaaatatagatCAAAACAACATGATGATAACACATTTTGAGCATAGTGAAGAGAAACCAGTAAGAAATCAATAAGGTTACCAAGAATGCCATAATCCAATCCCGGAAAGACATGTCCAAGACCTGCGTGTAATTAACAACGAAAAGCACATATATGAGCATCCAAGTAACAGTCACAGACTACTATTACAGCCTCTTACTTTCGAATATCGTTATAATACCAACCTACACGAAACTTATGAGGATACCCTCCACAGGTGGAATAGTAAATCCTCCCATTTTCATGAAGCTTTGCAGTATAGTGGACAGTAACCTGCACTCAGAGACGACAGAATGAGCTTCAACAAGTATTTTGCAAGTTACAAACTTAAATAGTTTTGGTGCTCTCAAATATCTTGTTTCTTCAGTTCCTATCCATAATGATTCTTTGGTGCGCTTAGGTCTCAATAAAGcattagttttgttttgcttcttatCCACCACCAATTCTATAACTACCCCACATTATTTACCACACTGCCACCTTGTTCAATAATCTATATGACATTGTAGTAATCATGTGATGATATCATTGTCTTGAAATTTTAAGGCCTAAATAAATGCGCACATACCCATTTTCCAGGATCAGCTTTCTTGCCGTGGCCCATGCATATATCGTAAACAACGAGCCCAGCTAGATCAGGTGTTTGCTTCTCAACTAAAGTAGGAATTGTCTTACTCTTTAATGTAGCTGTAGCCTCTTCCTTACTTAACTTCCTTTTCTTCTCAACAGGTTTATCTGGAGTCTTGGAGCTTTCACTCCTGAAttaataccaaaagaaaaagcacAGAAATTTAAAAGACGGGAAAAGGTTTTGGAAGAACCATATTAATCAATCTATTAACCTGATTTCTAGAATGGATGCATCACTGGTAGAGCTGTCGGGATCTAAAATAAACCACAGAAGTTTTATTACTTTGTTATCAAGAAAGAACCGAGAACCGGTAATAAATTTTGTGTAGTACTAGTACACGGTGGGAGACCAGGTAGTGGCCACTGGTAGTGGCGGCGCATGTGGGTAGTGTTTATTCTCGGTCTACAAAGCACCTGAACAGATAATTTGCGTCCTCCCATGACGCTCCCATTAAGTTCAAGCACCTTATCAGCAATGTCTTTTCCTTCAATATTAGCCTGTGCATAGCACCTCCTGTAAAAAGATCAACAAAAGACATAAGTCTttagttagagagagagagagagagagagactgataTAACTTGAGAGTTAGGAAAAATGGGAGGAAGAAGCCAAGCCACAAACAAACCCCTCGCGAACAAAGAGGTTACGGATCTTGTCCATATGAAGAGATAAGGTTACTCAACGCGCTCTGGATATCAATCTTACTCAGGGAAGTGTCATATCCTTCAACTCTTAGCACAACCTGACTGCAATAATAGGATTTTGCACAAGATATATGAATCAATTCAAATGCATATTAAAGATagaaaaatcttaattaaaatatagCAGTGGATCGGATTACTCGTTTGCATTTTTGGGAAACGGTAAAGGCTCAACAGAGACATTCCATCCTCCCACATCACTTCCATTAAGTTGCATGGCCTTATCGGCTGCGCCTTCTcccagaaaatatatataaccctTTCTGTATCATGTTCATGTaacaagtttgttttgtttagttagaTCATTTTAACTCTGGAATaaaattggaggaagaagaagaagaaaagccacaaaaaaaatacatcctGAGAACACATACATCCGTGATCTCTCCACATGAAGTGAAATGTTCTCTCAACGCCCTCTCGACATCAGCACGAGGAGTCAGCCTAATGTCATATCCCGAAACAGTAACCCTCCCATAGTCACTGAAATTATTCGATAATACCAATATAGTATATCAACGAACGTGACAAGAACGTAGTATACACAGAATGCATCTTACTTTTACatatacaagaagaagagaaaaaagaagacaaatatCGATTCAATTTACCTGACTTTTGGCAACAATTTATGCATTCCCTAAaagtacaaaatatataatcagaaACCCTACTAACAGTATATTTCATGAATATACTTGTGAAGAAAGAAACCAcaaattgagaaacaagagtTATAAGACTGAATAAGAAGAAAAGCCATAAGACGATTACCTCGTCGGCGGATTCCACCATGTGTGTGGAGAGGTTGAGACGAGCCAGAGGCGACAACCCTTGACTGTTTTAGGGATTAAATTAGAGCACCTGCCTCCAATGGTGTTTTTAATTAAGAGgttcttaaaataaaatcttaagaTTAGGTCGGGTGCTCTATCATGCGCAGCAAAATCGATTCGTAGCGGTGAGGGTGACGGACGaatttacaaaacttaaaaGTTACCTCAATGCTTGTCACACCAAAAGTGTCCGAGACAAACgttgttaacatttttggaatCGAACATGAGGTAAGCGGCTGGAGTCAATTTGAAGGTTCGGATGATGCGAGCGGAAAGTAATAATGCTGGAAACGcgtgtatttttcttttatgaaactAATTCTTTCAATAGTCAACTGAATGCGCaaagaaagaaatggaaaaaaaaaaaaaaaagatacaaagaTCACTTAATAAGTGTGAAGGTTCCTCTTTTATGTGAGATGTTCAGATGATGAGCTGCTAATCTAACCAATGTCATCAAAGTCTTAGACAGTGGTAGGTATAAATGTAATCTCCCTCCCACCTCATTGTGATTCctgataatatataattataaaaaaggaTAACAAGGCCGCTAAACAAAGCTTTCCCAAGTTCTCGACCTGCAAGGAATGAAGCAAATGAGATGTGCTTACGGTAAAACTGAAGACAAGACACTAAAAAAATAGAACTGCATTTGTTTGCGTCGTTACACAATGCAAAAAAATGgattaaatgttaaaaaaggATGAGCAGAAAAGCTAATGAACTCCCAAGAAGAATGACTCAAACACAGTCTTCTTCATGTATATTCTAATGCTACAGTGGTCTACCTACATAACTGTGATTACTGACAACCTTACTCCTATAGCAAACAAGACAAACCAGTATCAAGATGTCCTTTTATCAATCTAGATTAAGTTAATAATCAATaccatgacaaaaaaaaaaaaaaaaactacaaatacaatatatacGAAAGAACATTACTTAATTTGCATTAAGACAACTAAAAACAGTTTAGAAATCAATGAAGAATCAGATCCACATTTCTCTACTAActttagagttttaaatactGCAGTGGAAAGAGCTCACTACATTATATTCTTGAgctaaaaagaacaaaagcaaaagttGATTCCCACATGCTTATCCTAAAGACATAATCAGATCCAAATCAATGAAAGCAATTTCGActtaccaaaaatcaaattaaggCAAATTAATCAGACTTAGCAGAATCCAAATCCTTCCTAGCAGCTCTTGCATTGTCATATTCAAACTTCAACACATCAGGGATATGTGAAGTATCCTTAACATAGAGCCATCTCCCCAATACACTCTCCTCAATCACCGGAAAAAACGGATACAAAACAGAATTCACAAACCAGAACCAACCCGCACCAACAACACCCCCAAGCGTCGCACCTGCGAAAACCTGAGCCACCGTATGGTAACCTAAATAAACCCTAGAATACATCGTAACGACAGCTAGAGACCAATGGAGAAGATTCATAATCCATCTGCTTCTTAACCCAAACCAGAACCCAATTCCTTTACATCCCATCAAACTGAAATACGTGGCGAAGAAGAACATGAATTGCGAGTGGCTCGATGGCCATCCGTGCGAATCGCAAGCTTCGAGTAACGTACATGTCTCGGGACGAGCTTGTTCCACGGATGTTTTGATAAACTCGTTGATGAATTGAGAGATCACGAGACCTATACCGAAGAAGATCCCTTGAAGCTCACGCCGGAATAGGAAATGAGAAACGAATCCGCCGAGGCTGATGAATACAGGAACGAGAGAGATCCAGGCTAGGAAATGTCCGAGCTGATCTCCCGGACGGTACCGGACGTGTGTTAGAGTTACGGCCTTGAGCTGCTGAGGTATGAGATCCATCGACGATAGATccaaatgaattttttttgttaatcgaGAGAATTTCGACTTTGGCCTTCAGgtttcgtcttcgtcttcttcttcttagttttttattttctcgagaaaatgAACTGAGAAAGTGACAAGAAAGTGGGTGAAGAGAAAGGCCAGATGGTGAGATCAACATGTTTGGGGAAGAGACTCATGTGGATGCGTGACACGTGTATACTGAAGAACGAGTGGTATTCACATGCATCACATTAGATTGCGGTGTACGTAATCGACTAATGAGGAATTGCCACATCAAACATTACGTGAAACCGCGATCGTTGGATCTATTATATAGCTTTCGAGATCGATAATAAAGTTATGTGGTTTTTCATTGTATACTTGAAAATATTAGGGactaatttgaaattataaaataaatacgaGTCGGCGAaattttcgtgttttttttttttgttttaagctGGGCGGGGCAGGCGCGGGGGAACGGATCCAAATTATCCAACTCTTTTTCGGCGAAATTAGTAAATCGAATAAAATTGCTCCGGTGAAATAACTGAATCAAACCCTACTCTCGAAGAAACTTGCAGTGGCTGTAGCTTCTCCAATGGCAGATGATGGCACCGCGTCTAATCGAAGAGACCCAATAAAGTCTTCAGGTAATTTTCGTTCTGGGTTTTACCGTAAACCCTTGAGTTTAATTTGGCACCTGAGTATAGTAGTGTTAGTTTTACTGATGAAaaagattgtttcttgtttgcTTCCCAATAAAATTAGGTTAGTTGGTGATTAGGGTAACAAGAAAATTTAGATACAGTATTGGTTTTCATGTATACTGGGTAGTTTAGGACAGTAGAGCTTTTTTACTTATCTGTTATAAACTTGTTAGAAGGATTGGACTTTTCAATTGGTGACATTGATTTGATTGTATTTCTGGAACTGGCGGTGTGTAGTTGGGAATGTTGCGGGACAAAGAAGACGGCAACAAGCTGTTACGGTTGCCAAGGAAAGAAGGGAATTACTGGTTAGGGCAAAGCGGCTTTGTAGGGTGGGTACTAATGGCGATGTTGAGGATGCTTGTGTTGAGAAtgagatgatgattgatgaagagCAGCCAATATTGGAGGCTCAAGCTAGTAAAGCCGTGGAAGAGCTCAAGTCTGCTGTTCAATATCAGTAAGTGAATCTGTCAGCTTTAGGAATTGATATAGTCTgtaattctcttcttttttttcactgtTTTTGGTATTGTTAGGAATTGATCTACTTAACATattcttgtttaattttcagGGAAAAAGGTGCAATGCAGAAGAGGGTGATTGCTCTTCGGGAACTCAGGCGTTTACTGTCAAAATCAGAGTTCCCTCCTGTTGAAGCTGCCCTCAGCGCTGGTGCAATACCTTTACTTGTGCAGTGTCTCTCATTTGGCTCTCCCGACGAACAGGTTTCTTACTTGGCCTTATATATGTTTCAATGCCATCCCTTTGTTATTGCATTTATTTGCCTAGATTTTGGATATTGTAAGATTATTCTAAAGTAACTCATTTGCATTGAAATAAGACAATTTAAGTTGGTTTGTAATCTTTTGCGAGTTCTGTCTAACTGCAGTTACTTGAGTCAGCTTGGTGTCTCACAAACATTGCGGCTGGAAAacctgaagaaacaaaagctCTATTACCTGCACTGCCATTGCTTATTGCTCACCTTGGAGGTTTGTACTAGCCAACCAAGTCTGTTATTACTCTTTATCATCTTTGTCGGATCAGATTTCATATGCTTCCAATTTTATATTCAGAAAAGAGCTCTGCACCGGTGGCCGAGCAGTGTGCATGGGCTATCGGTAATGTTGCGGGTGAAGGAGAAGATTTGAGAAATGTTCTTTTGTCTCAAGGGGCTTTGCTACCTCTAGCACGTATGATTTTTCCTGACAAGGGTTCAACAGTGAGGACAGCTGCATGGGCATTGTCGAATCTGATTAAGGTGTGGAAAAACGTGGCGCTCATTTGATCACATTGGTTATAATTTACAAGCCCTTTTACACACTATTTTCACCATGCCTTAATATAGGGCCCTGAGCCAAAGGCAGCAGCACAACTTGTTAAGGTCGATGGTATAATGGATGCAATTCTTCGACACTTAAAGAAAACGTGAGCAAATTTACATCTCAATTCTTCGACAACTTCCTAGTGTATTGTAGTGTCTTGCTTCTTGCCATTGATATTCTATTATTCAATTTTGGTGGATAATTTGATCAAAATTTCTATACTGTTGGATTCAGGGATGAAGTAACTGCCATCGAAATTGCATGGATCATTGTGTACCTATCTGCCCTTTCAGATATCGCTACAAGTATGCTCCTGAAGGGAGGCATTCTTCAACTACTTCTTGAAAGATTAGCAACCTCAAAGAGTCTACAACTTCTTATCCCGGTAATTCCCGAAGAAACCTTACTGTCCAAAAGAAACAGGATTCTAGTCCATATATTACCACAGATTATGATATTCAATTCATTGCTTCTAGGTCCCATTGATCgaatttattttgatattagtATGAATGATTAAAAACAGAATACTTACTACTTGATAGTTATATTTCAAAAGCTGCATTCTTGATTATCtctaaaacaaaagttttgaatTCAGGTTCTACGAAGTGTAGGAAACTTTGTCGCTGTTGATCCCAAAGCTATATTAACCATTCTTATCCGTGAACAGAACACTGAAGGTATCTGTTATCTTTTCTGCGTTAACTACTATCTACCTTAATCAGATATACTATTCAAGATACTGATATTGCAAATCAAATTTCAGAAAGTATCGTTGGTGTGCTTGCAAAGTGCTTAAGAAGCGAGCACCGTGTTTTAAAGAAGGTAAGTATCACATACCACTTGGGTTTTTACAGTTATACGAAGCACTTATCATTAAACTCTATTCTGCAGGAAGCGGCATGGGTGCTTTCTAATATAGCCGCGGGATCTATTGAACACAAGAGAATGATACATTCTACTGAAGTAATGTCATTGTTGCTACGGCTTCTTTCGACATCACCGTTTGATATAAGGAAAGAAGTTGCCTATGTCTTGGGAAATCTTTGTGTAGAATCTGCAGAAGGAGGAGACACAAAACCAAGGATAATTCAAGAGCACTTAGTCTCCATTGTCAGAGGCGGTTGCCTGCCAGGTTTTATTGAGCTGGTCAGATCTCCTGATATCGAAGCTGCTAGGCTTGGTCTTCAGTTCATTGAGCTGGTAAGCAACTAACTAAATGGTCTCAAAATCTCAATGAGACCTGAGTTTACTTCTACTGTATGTTGATGTCTCATGGTCTATCGTAATGAGTTTTGATTTCTGGGTGGTTAGGTTTTAAGAGGAATACCAAATGGGGAAGGTCCCAAGCTTGTGGAAGGAGAAGACGGCATCGATGCAATGGAAAGGTTCCAGTTCCATGAAAACGAAGAGCTGAGAGTCATGGCAAACAGTCTTGTGGACAAATACTTTGGTGAAAATTATGGAATCGATGAATGAAATCGCCTCGGTTTATAGGGTGAGAATACAAAGATAGTCAGATAGTGGAATCAAAGTAAACCGGTCATCGTAGCTTTTGCTtgtaaggaaagagagagagtagacATGATGTCTAAGACATCTTAAGGTTTAGGTTCCTCGGgtcggttgttgttgttgtaaattgtaataCAGTTTTGTCTCACCGTTTGGGATTTTTTGCATGCGTGTTACATACAACTTATACAAGCACAGGCCCATGTGTGCTCGACATATTGAAAGCAGAATTCATAACCCTCTTATTGCGGTAGAGGgtgcttcctttttcttctgtGTTCCCCTTCTCACATCAAATAGCATTAGTAgatttttcataaaatctaattataagatactctgttaatgaatttatgattttttcagtTGTTTTGAAATTCAAACCAAAGCCATCATTAAACTAGCTTAATCTTGTTAGCTTAAATGCTTAATGATGACACGGAAGGAACAAAAAACTTGGATTAAGACAAGATTAACAAtaaacaaatctatatatacatttttgaaaacatttataaaataaatcctcaagTTGGCACTTATTTACAGGTTTGTCATTagcattaaataattaatttaataaacaaattaactctaactatatttgatttttttatagaaactaattgttttaaaaggtcacaaacataattgtaaatgtatacatattttatttccttattttataaagaggtgagtgaagaggtattgttgtttaaaattttaaaaaagtgatTCGATTAAGagtgacttttagcctcacatactatattttactttcacaggtttcgtatgatgagtttttgcagattaaaaatctttgaacatgttgtgtgATCCGtctagcatggcgggtttggacNTGTGGACAAATACTTTGGTGAAAATTATGGAATCGATGAATGAAATCGCCTCGGTTTATAGGGTGAGAATACAAAGATAGTCAGATAGTGGAATCAAAGTAAACCGGTCATCGTAGCTTTTGCTtgtaaggaaagagagagagtagacATGATGTCTAAGACATCTTAAGGTTTAGGTTCCTCGGgtcggttgttgttgttgtaaattgtaataCAGTTTTGTCTCACCGTTTGGGATTTTTTGCATGCGTGTTACATACAACTTATACAAGCACAGGCCCATGTGTGCTCGACATATTGAAAGCAGAATTCATAACCCTCTTATTGCGGTAGAGGgtgcttcctttttcttctgtGTTCCCCTTCTCACATCAAATAGCATTAGTAgatttttcataaaatctaattataagatactctgttaatgaatttatgattttttcagtTGTTTTGAAATTCAAACCAAAGCCATCATTAAACTAGCTTAATCTTGTTAGCTTAAATGCTTAATGATGACACGGAAGGAACAAAAAACTTGGATTAAGACAAGATTAACAAtaaacaaatctatatatacatttttgaaaacatttataaaataaatcctcaagTTGGCACTTATTTACAGGTTTGTCATTagcattaaataattaatttaataaacaaattaactctaactatatttgatttttttatagaaactaattgttttaaaaggtcacaaacataattgtaaatgtatacatattttatttccttattttataaagaggtgagtgaagaggtattgttgtttaaaattttaaaaaagtgatTCGATTAAGagtgacttttagcctcacatactatattttactttcacaggtttcgtatgatgagtttttgcagattaaaaatctttgaacatgttgtgtgATCCGtctagcatggcgggtttggactatagtaccaacactaaaattattagtttatttcatatactatagatttgtaatcatagtttaaaaaattaacttataaattatttagtatatgaactacaaaatattacacatactacaacacattcttaatattccaaaaaaaaatgtatacacataaaaatatacactaacataccatatatgcatatacatctgtttaattatagaaaacaaaactaaatattttaaaattttatattctagctaataacaaatttaatgtaattaggttataaattgtataaaatataagaagaataaaaaatattctaaacaaaattataaattaattagataaaatttagttaattaggaatttgaaaactaaataaattaaaaatattatttaaaatacactaatttataatttagtatcgcggtgtaccgcgggtgaaaacctagtaAGTGTATTGTTAATTTGATCATGAATTA is drawn from Camelina sativa cultivar DH55 chromosome 8, Cs, whole genome shotgun sequence and contains these coding sequences:
- the LOC104708835 gene encoding importin subunit alpha-9 isoform X1 — translated: MADDGTASNRRDPIKSSVGNVAGQRRRQQAVTVAKERRELLVRAKRLCRVGTNGDVEDACVENEMMIDEEQPILEAQASKAVEELKSAVQYQEKGAMQKRVIALRELRRLLSKSEFPPVEAALSAGAIPLLVQCLSFGSPDEQLLESAWCLTNIAAGKPEETKALLPALPLLIAHLGEKSSAPVAEQCAWAIGNVAGEGEDLRNVLLSQGALLPLARMIFPDKGSTVRTAAWALSNLIKGPEPKAAAQLVKVDGIMDAILRHLKKTDEVTAIEIAWIIVYLSALSDIATSMLLKGGILQLLLERLATSKSLQLLIPVLRSVGNFVAVDPKAILTILIREQNTEESIVGVLAKCLRSEHRVLKKEAAWVLSNIAAGSIEHKRMIHSTEVMSLLLRLLSTSPFDIRKEVAYVLGNLCVESAEGGDTKPRIIQEHLVSIVRGGCLPGFIELVRSPDIEAARLGLQFIELVLRGIPNGEGPKLVEGEDGIDAMERFQFHENEELRVMANSLVDKYFGENYGIDE
- the LOC104708833 gene encoding peptidyl-prolyl cis-trans isomerase FKBP15-3-like isoform X2 — encoded protein: MDKIRNLFVREGRCYAQANIEGKDIADKVLELNGSVMGGRKLSVQVLCRPRINTTHMRRHYQWPLPDPDSSTSDASILEIRSESSKTPDKPVEKKRKLSKEEATATLKSKTIPTLVEKQTPDLAGLVVYDICMGHGKKADPGKWVTVHYTAKLHENGRIYYSTCGGYPHKFRVGLGHVFPGLDYGILGMRVGGKRKLTIPPALGHGVERFRDTITPEAWLVFEVELLSLK
- the LOC104708834 gene encoding lipid phosphate phosphatase gamma, chloroplastic, with the translated sequence MDLIPQQLKAVTLTHVRYRPGDQLGHFLAWISLVPVFISLGGFVSHFLFRRELQGIFFGIGLVISQFINEFIKTSVEQARPETCTLLEACDSHGWPSSHSQFMFFFATYFSLMGCKGIGFWFGLRSRWIMNLLHWSLAVVTMYSRVYLGYHTVAQVFAGATLGGVVGAGWFWFVNSVLYPFFPVIEESVLGRWLYVKDTSHIPDVLKFEYDNARAARKDLDSAKSD
- the LOC104708833 gene encoding peptidyl-prolyl cis-trans isomerase FKBP15-3-like isoform X1; the protein is MDKIRNLFVREGRCYAQANIEGKDIADKVLELNGSVMGGRKLSVQVLCRPRINTTHMRRHYQWPLPGLPPYPDSSTSDASILEIRSESSKTPDKPVEKKRKLSKEEATATLKSKTIPTLVEKQTPDLAGLVVYDICMGHGKKADPGKWVTVHYTAKLHENGRIYYSTCGGYPHKFRVGLGHVFPGLDYGILGMRVGGKRKLTIPPALGHGVERFRDTITPEAWLVFEVELLSLK
- the LOC104708835 gene encoding importin subunit alpha-9 isoform X2, which gives rise to MADDGTASNRRDPIKSSVGNVAGQRRRQQAVTVAKERRELLVRAKRLCRVGTNGDVEDACVENEMMIDEEQPILEAQASKAVEELKSAVQYQEKGAMQKRVIALRELRRLLSKSEFPPVEAALSAGAIPLLVQCLSFGSPDEQLLESAWCLTNIAAGKPEETKALLPALPLLIAHLGEKSSAPVAEQCAWAIGNVAGEGEDLRNVLLSQGALLPLARMIFPDKGSTVRTAAWALSNLIKGPEPKAAAQLVKVDGIMDAILRHLKKTDEVTAIEIAWIIVYLSALSDIATSMLLKGGILQLLLERLATSKSLQLLIPVLRSVGNFVAVDPKAILTILIREQNTEESIVGVLAKCLRSEHRVLKKEAAWVLSNIAAGSIEHKRMIHSTEVMSLLLRLLSTSPFDIRKEVAYVLGNLCVESAEGGDTKPRIIQEHLVSIVRGGCLPGFIELVRSPDIEAARLGLQFIELVLRGIPNGEGPKLVEGEDGIDAMERFQFHENEELRVMANSLVDKYFGENYGIDE
- the LOC104708833 gene encoding peptidyl-prolyl cis-trans isomerase FKBP15-3-like isoform X3 — its product is MGGRKLSVQVLCRPRINTTHMRRHYQWPLPGLPPYPDSSTSDASILEIRSESSKTPDKPVEKKRKLSKEEATATLKSKTIPTLVEKQTPDLAGLVVYDICMGHGKKADPGKWVTVHYTAKLHENGRIYYSTCGGYPHKFRVGLGHVFPGLDYGILGMRVGGKRKLTIPPALGHGVERFRDTITPEAWLVFEVELLSLK